A stretch of Roseibium porphyridii DNA encodes these proteins:
- a CDS encoding slipin family protein, whose amino-acid sequence MNFLNKIRGRTRVLISENERALHLLKGELKGILGPGDHSLKNGRGSLVIERHNLAIPQFRSVYEKALFDKFPDVVEKHLTVVRTGPGEIAIVERDKLIHAVVGPDERLVLWNEAGPWTWQVVDTVAEPELPAKLQRRLSEAQKAQHHVVIPVTDGSVALLFVDGVLTKVLQSGLHAYWSTGRKVSQKLIDLKRQSLDVTGQEVLTLDRVTIRINLSAEYRVVDPVKATQDVKDFTDTLYRALQLVFRKQLGALKLDQILERKGEVNEEAEAQIKTDMAKIGIEVSDIVLKDVILPGEMREILNKVVTAEKEAEANVIRRREETNATRSLLNTAKVMAENPVMLRLKELEALEAIAGKVDRLTVHNGTGGLMNDLVKLRDDTAA is encoded by the coding sequence ATGAACTTTCTCAACAAGATCCGCGGGCGAACCCGCGTACTGATTTCTGAAAACGAACGTGCTCTTCACCTGTTGAAGGGTGAACTTAAGGGTATCCTTGGACCAGGGGACCACAGCCTGAAAAACGGCCGCGGATCACTCGTGATCGAGCGACACAATCTGGCGATACCTCAGTTTCGTTCTGTCTATGAGAAGGCACTTTTCGATAAGTTTCCTGACGTTGTCGAAAAGCACCTCACGGTAGTTCGAACCGGACCGGGTGAAATCGCGATTGTCGAGCGCGACAAGCTCATTCATGCCGTGGTTGGACCTGACGAAAGGCTGGTTCTCTGGAACGAAGCCGGCCCCTGGACCTGGCAGGTAGTCGACACGGTTGCAGAACCTGAATTGCCTGCAAAGCTGCAGCGTCGTTTGAGCGAAGCCCAAAAGGCCCAGCACCATGTGGTGATCCCGGTGACTGACGGTAGCGTCGCGCTTCTGTTCGTTGATGGAGTTCTCACAAAGGTTCTGCAGTCAGGTCTGCATGCTTACTGGAGCACTGGACGAAAGGTGTCTCAAAAGCTGATTGATCTGAAGCGTCAGAGCCTGGATGTCACCGGTCAGGAAGTCTTGACGCTCGACCGTGTCACGATCCGGATCAACCTGTCTGCGGAATACCGCGTGGTTGACCCGGTAAAAGCCACGCAGGACGTGAAGGACTTCACGGACACGCTCTATAGGGCGCTCCAGTTGGTGTTTCGTAAGCAGCTTGGTGCGCTGAAGCTTGACCAGATCCTTGAACGCAAGGGAGAAGTGAACGAAGAAGCCGAGGCGCAGATCAAGACTGACATGGCGAAGATCGGTATCGAGGTTTCCGATATCGTTCTGAAAGATGTCATTCTGCCTGGCGAAATGCGTGAGATTCTCAACAAGGTGGTGACGGCTGAAAAAGAAGCTGAAGCCAATGTCATCCGCCGCAGGGAAGAAACGAACGCAACACGTTCGCTTTTGAACACCGCAAAGGTCATGGCCGAAAATCCGGTCATGTTGCGCCTGAAAGAGTTGGAAGCTCTCGAGGCCATCGCAGGCAAGGTGGATCGTTTGACGGTCCACAACGGGACTGGAGGCCTCATGAACGACCTCGTCAAGCTGCGTGACGACACTGCAGCGTGA
- a CDS encoding di-heme-cytochrome C peroxidase: MKILKIFSLLILAIATTSLSVTASAEECVPASFDGAFDGEITLCQNWDAQAQQEFWFTPQGSRVMPYAWFLALEQAGSQAPFSDSNHLDTFRYLPQKPTPLNPDGLPIGFTRDKIADDDPLAPVSTEWLGLTCSACHTGQIEFNDKKLLIDGAPAMADFEGFMWSLEDALTATVEDEARFERFAEKILGQPTTTAGDKTTLKKQLTELAQTRSAWNELNKGDHEYGFSRLDAIGAIFNAVSVSAQGLDDENGKRANAPVSYPFIWDTPQHDFVQWNASVANEGAGALGRNVGEVLGVFGGLNYNPIDGKLSECLAEDTGFLGRLAQVWKSIWGGLDNTICIGHASSIKADGLFKLEALLWNLQSPEWPEDVLGKINSQPATDNGPSMVERGKALYEQRCLECHDGRLDNTELTTAFKRDDPNRRIEAERVSVEKLGTDAQMAGNFLGQVYPISEEINGQVKAFLPLTFPLTDKHRFSSQGGGAELVSYAVRGVIVNKVLNDPQNTLDAIMLGQPEERRAFLERVQARLVEAQDASNLKRIRILIDAIEEAERDDLIDWVQGLDISRDGILRSKIREILRRNEPSTDGDTSAADAEAARQRLFVYKARPLNGIWATAPYLHNGSIRTMRQLMLPAECPETGEEIDAETGQRLCRQKTFEVGSRTYDPDTLGFIDAGGFVVDTSLPGNSNTGHEYSTRFFRDNPEQLDALLEYIKTL, translated from the coding sequence ATGAAAATACTCAAGATTTTCAGCTTATTGATCTTAGCAATTGCCACAACCAGCCTTTCAGTAACAGCATCAGCAGAAGAATGTGTCCCCGCAAGTTTTGATGGAGCCTTCGATGGTGAGATCACCCTTTGCCAGAACTGGGATGCACAAGCGCAACAGGAATTCTGGTTTACACCGCAAGGGTCCAGGGTCATGCCCTATGCCTGGTTCCTGGCACTTGAACAGGCAGGCTCACAAGCGCCCTTTTCCGACAGCAATCACCTGGACACTTTCCGGTACTTGCCGCAAAAGCCGACACCCCTCAATCCTGATGGGCTGCCCATCGGCTTCACCCGTGACAAGATTGCCGATGATGATCCGCTTGCACCGGTTTCAACCGAGTGGCTCGGACTGACATGCTCCGCCTGCCACACCGGGCAGATCGAGTTCAACGACAAGAAGCTCCTGATAGACGGCGCGCCGGCAATGGCCGACTTCGAAGGCTTCATGTGGTCTCTAGAGGACGCGCTCACGGCAACCGTTGAAGATGAAGCCAGGTTCGAACGCTTCGCCGAAAAGATCCTCGGTCAACCGACAACAACAGCTGGCGACAAGACGACACTGAAGAAGCAGCTCACCGAACTGGCCCAAACACGTTCAGCCTGGAATGAGCTGAACAAGGGAGATCATGAGTACGGATTTTCACGGCTTGACGCCATCGGCGCCATCTTCAATGCCGTCTCGGTTTCCGCACAAGGCCTGGACGATGAGAACGGCAAGCGCGCCAATGCACCGGTTAGTTACCCGTTCATTTGGGACACGCCGCAGCACGATTTCGTCCAGTGGAACGCGAGCGTGGCCAACGAAGGGGCGGGTGCGTTGGGCCGGAATGTCGGCGAAGTTCTCGGTGTATTTGGAGGCCTCAACTATAACCCGATCGACGGCAAACTGTCTGAGTGCCTCGCTGAAGATACTGGTTTCCTGGGCCGGTTGGCTCAGGTTTGGAAGAGCATCTGGGGCGGCCTCGACAACACGATTTGTATCGGACACGCCTCTTCGATCAAGGCTGACGGTCTTTTTAAGCTGGAGGCCTTGCTCTGGAACTTGCAGTCGCCCGAATGGCCGGAAGACGTTCTGGGCAAGATCAATTCTCAGCCGGCAACCGACAACGGCCCCTCCATGGTGGAGCGCGGCAAGGCACTTTATGAGCAACGCTGTCTTGAATGCCATGATGGCCGGCTGGACAACACCGAACTGACCACAGCCTTCAAACGCGACGACCCAAACCGGCGCATAGAAGCAGAACGTGTTTCAGTTGAGAAACTCGGGACAGATGCCCAGATGGCCGGAAATTTTTTGGGTCAGGTCTATCCCATCTCTGAAGAAATCAACGGACAGGTCAAAGCCTTTCTCCCACTGACGTTTCCACTAACTGACAAACACCGCTTTTCGTCTCAGGGCGGCGGTGCAGAGCTTGTCAGTTACGCAGTGCGCGGCGTGATCGTGAACAAGGTTCTCAACGATCCCCAAAACACGCTTGATGCCATCATGCTGGGCCAACCGGAAGAGCGGCGGGCATTTCTTGAGCGGGTACAGGCCCGCCTTGTTGAAGCGCAGGATGCAAGCAATCTGAAGCGTATTCGCATACTGATAGACGCCATAGAAGAGGCGGAACGCGATGATCTGATCGACTGGGTACAGGGTCTCGACATTTCCCGTGACGGTATTTTGCGGTCGAAAATCCGCGAGATCCTAAGACGGAACGAACCGTCGACGGATGGCGACACGTCCGCCGCGGACGCGGAGGCGGCACGACAACGGCTGTTTGTGTACAAGGCCAGACCCTTGAACGGCATATGGGCAACTGCACCCTATCTGCACAATGGATCAATCAGAACGATGCGTCAGCTCATGTTGCCGGCGGAATGCCCGGAGACAGGCGAAGAAATCGATGCTGAAACAGGCCAACGACTGTGCCGCCAGAAGACGTTTGAAGTCGGCAGCAGAACATACGATCCAGATACGCTCGGCTTCATCGACGCCGGTGGCTTTGTGGTCGACACCTCGCTGCCGGGCAACAGCAACACGGGTCACGAATACAGCACCCGGTTTTTCAGGGACAATCCGGAACAGCTCGACGCGCTCCTGGAGTATATCAAGACCCTTTAA
- a CDS encoding ArsR/SmtB family transcription factor translates to MDEAEALSALSAISSATRLRILKRLVAAGPDGMTAGEIAEASEGTPSRTSFHLSNMADAGLITANRRSRQICYKVDFTAMGALIRYLLEDCCNNHETVRACCTPACRC, encoded by the coding sequence ATGGATGAAGCCGAAGCACTTTCCGCCCTTTCCGCGATTTCCAGCGCGACACGGTTGCGGATCTTGAAGAGACTGGTTGCGGCGGGCCCGGACGGCATGACCGCCGGAGAGATTGCGGAGGCATCCGAGGGAACACCGTCGCGAACATCTTTTCATTTGTCGAACATGGCCGATGCAGGCCTGATCACAGCGAACCGGAGATCAAGACAGATTTGTTACAAGGTGGATTTTACGGCGATGGGCGCATTGATCCGGTATCTCCTTGAGGATTGCTGCAACAACCATGAAACAGTTCGCGCCTGCTGCACACCAGCGTGCCGTTGCTGA
- a CDS encoding DUF6428 family protein: MSLSDLVETLQALPSEAPVVFLTDEGEIGAGYHVTELKLSHVTSIDCGTRIANWSEAALQLLDGANGRHMTVGKLSAILGQSMSRVSGLATVPLKAEFAHGNEGMQLYGIDTPELTGAKVIVRLTQLRAQCKPAPEMPANQNLSSCCGASPQSQCCG, encoded by the coding sequence ATGTCGTTAAGTGATCTTGTGGAAACACTTCAGGCACTGCCGAGTGAAGCGCCGGTCGTATTTCTGACAGATGAGGGCGAAATTGGAGCGGGTTATCATGTCACTGAACTCAAGCTGTCTCATGTAACCAGCATCGACTGCGGCACACGCATTGCCAATTGGTCCGAGGCAGCGCTCCAGTTGCTCGATGGCGCGAATGGCCGCCATATGACGGTTGGAAAACTGAGCGCCATCCTCGGACAAAGCATGTCCAGGGTCAGCGGCCTGGCGACCGTGCCTCTGAAAGCGGAGTTCGCGCACGGAAACGAGGGAATGCAACTCTATGGGATCGATACACCCGAATTGACGGGTGCGAAGGTCATTGTTCGGCTGACGCAGCTTCGCGCGCAGTGCAAACCGGCACCGGAGATGCCTGCAAACCAGAACCTGTCCAGCTGTTGTGGGGCCTCGCCACAGTCTCAATGCTGCGGGTGA
- a CDS encoding ArsR/SmtB family transcription factor: protein MEPEVAAQGFAALGSEARLQVVLTLVKAGQSGLSVGDIQSRTGMAASTLAHHLKFLSSAGLVLQEKDGRTVINRAAFAHLENLAGYILKECCADEADCGEPKMARRAAND from the coding sequence ATGGAACCGGAAGTGGCTGCACAAGGCTTTGCCGCGCTGGGCTCTGAAGCCCGGCTCCAGGTGGTTTTGACGCTGGTGAAAGCAGGGCAGAGTGGTTTGAGTGTGGGGGATATTCAATCCCGCACAGGAATGGCTGCATCAACCCTTGCGCATCACTTGAAGTTTCTGTCTTCCGCCGGATTGGTGTTGCAGGAAAAGGACGGGCGCACGGTGATCAATCGTGCCGCCTTTGCTCATTTGGAGAACCTTGCCGGCTATATCCTGAAGGAATGCTGTGCTGACGAAGCCGATTGCGGTGAACCGAAAATGGCGAGGCGGGCGGCAAATGACTGA
- a CDS encoding NAD(P)/FAD-dependent oxidoreductase has protein sequence MNILIVGAGISGLSTAWALTKRGVSVTLLEQGPIPNPLSASGDQHRIIRRAYGGQGGYQRRIDDAYAAWDEMWLDLDAKHLIETGFMLLSQEPGDGGDVYRQGLIDGGYPFEDLSPEETAERFPFVDPTTIRFGAVSAEGGVLLCQKIAADLRDWLRAAGADLRENTEVHAVDTEAGSVTLSDGNVLAADHIIVTAGAWTLRLFPKLAAKLTTYRTAVVYLTPPDDLVQAWSKAPTILDPGGPIDGYVLPPVPGTGLKFGAGIHKYKAGPDQDRVALAGEGEILRNHFSPPFARIEEYRVDDVVTCAYTFTADEHFFVASQDRATVVSACSGHGYKFGAVVGQKLAEGVTEGNLESAREWLEARD, from the coding sequence ATGAATATTCTTATTGTCGGGGCCGGAATTTCCGGTCTTTCCACCGCCTGGGCATTAACGAAGCGCGGCGTGTCCGTGACCCTGCTGGAGCAGGGACCCATTCCCAATCCTTTGTCCGCTTCCGGTGACCAACACCGCATCATTCGGCGTGCATACGGCGGGCAGGGCGGTTATCAGCGCAGGATAGACGATGCCTATGCTGCCTGGGATGAGATGTGGCTCGATCTTGATGCCAAACACCTCATAGAAACAGGCTTCATGCTGCTCTCGCAGGAGCCGGGCGATGGCGGTGATGTTTATCGGCAAGGGCTAATCGACGGAGGGTATCCCTTTGAAGATTTGAGCCCAGAAGAAACGGCAGAGCGCTTTCCTTTTGTCGATCCGACAACGATCCGCTTTGGCGCCGTGAGCGCGGAAGGTGGCGTATTGCTATGCCAGAAAATCGCCGCCGATCTCAGAGACTGGTTGCGGGCGGCAGGTGCCGACTTGCGGGAGAATACCGAGGTTCATGCTGTCGACACAGAGGCAGGATCCGTGACGCTGTCTGACGGCAATGTGCTCGCCGCCGACCACATCATCGTCACGGCAGGTGCCTGGACGCTGCGCCTGTTTCCAAAGCTCGCGGCCAAATTGACCACATATCGGACGGCCGTCGTTTACCTGACGCCCCCGGACGACCTGGTGCAGGCATGGTCCAAAGCGCCAACAATTCTTGATCCTGGCGGCCCGATTGATGGCTATGTTCTGCCACCAGTGCCCGGTACAGGTCTGAAATTCGGTGCGGGAATTCACAAATACAAAGCGGGCCCTGACCAGGACCGGGTTGCCTTGGCGGGTGAAGGCGAGATTTTGCGCAATCACTTTTCGCCGCCGTTTGCGCGCATTGAGGAATACCGTGTCGACGATGTCGTCACCTGCGCCTATACCTTTACGGCAGATGAGCATTTCTTCGTGGCTTCTCAAGACAGGGCGACCGTTGTCTCAGCGTGTTCGGGGCACGGCTATAAATTTGGTGCCGTCGTTGGGCAAAAACTGGCAGAAGGTGTTACTGAGGGCAACCTTGAGAGCGCACGGGAGTGGCTGGAAGCGCGTGATTGA
- a CDS encoding transglutaminase-like domain-containing protein, which translates to MRTHVSVVVEPHQNAARQLLVPTGLPTPHQMPLHFDVSGGSFALTGESTTGQMAALVTPDAGQAIEIRYVYSEVGPGYPDTIFIPHRNRFTLAAEALVFDAINITEAQPDGHAAIQALVNAAAEKFRYAHPKVRFNDGCDEVPYLACGTTEGSCVDINTYLIASLRAAGFEAAYVTGYFFPEEKNGCCSDMHCWVVTRHDGVVLEWDIAHHLKMETRDICCGLNPKPGDRVAVAHSMGLSFPELGIKCEKLIGEPAWVNQEGYLEAAEVTIRREIVGMQDAFA; encoded by the coding sequence ATGCGAACGCATGTTTCCGTTGTTGTTGAGCCGCATCAGAACGCCGCCAGGCAATTGCTTGTTCCTACCGGACTGCCAACCCCGCACCAGATGCCATTGCACTTCGACGTATCCGGTGGTTCCTTCGCTCTGACAGGTGAAAGCACAACCGGACAGATGGCGGCTTTGGTGACACCTGATGCCGGCCAAGCAATCGAAATTCGCTATGTTTATTCTGAGGTAGGCCCGGGTTATCCGGACACGATTTTTATCCCGCATCGAAATCGCTTCACGTTGGCCGCAGAAGCGCTGGTGTTTGATGCGATCAACATCACCGAGGCACAACCGGACGGGCATGCAGCGATCCAGGCGTTGGTCAATGCAGCGGCGGAGAAATTTCGCTATGCGCACCCTAAAGTGCGGTTCAATGATGGCTGCGATGAGGTTCCCTATCTGGCATGCGGCACGACCGAGGGCTCTTGCGTTGACATCAACACCTACTTGATTGCCTCCCTGAGAGCCGCAGGTTTTGAAGCAGCCTATGTCACTGGCTATTTCTTTCCGGAAGAAAAGAACGGATGCTGCAGCGACATGCATTGTTGGGTTGTGACGCGGCATGACGGTGTTGTTTTGGAATGGGATATTGCGCATCACCTGAAGATGGAGACCCGGGACATCTGTTGTGGTCTCAATCCAAAACCAGGCGACCGGGTCGCGGTTGCCCATTCCATGGGTCTCTCATTTCCCGAACTCGGTATAAAATGCGAAAAACTGATCGGCGAGCCTGCCTGGGTTAACCAGGAGGGGTATCTGGAAGCCGCTGAGGTAACGATCCGGCGCGAAATTGTCGGCATGCAAGACGCCTTTGCATGA
- a CDS encoding permease, protein MTDAANNLRTPQSVAEASCCPPKPDNSKALKPRWTWKTFPGRNHILSTWAIVIAGPLLVLVFDSGQFVPFVSFAISAFGGTLPYIAFAVALIAWLKAAGAEAYVGRAFEGREAQAIVLAALFGGLAPFCSCEVIPFIAGLLAVGAPLSAIMAFWLSSPLIDPPTLLITAGALGWSFAIGKAVFAVSLGLFGGFLVSVLLKLGVFSSPVKSGSMAGGCGCGASPLTGRPVWRFWGEAERRQKFSDELKNNALFLIKWLALAYVLEAALVTYVPADLIAGVVGGTGLGSIVISALVGMPAYLNSYVAPPLLAGLMDQGMSAGAAMAFMIAGAVSSIPAMAAVWSLVKPPVFAMYLGLGFVGAVLSGLVFQLV, encoded by the coding sequence ATGACTGACGCGGCAAACAATCTTCGGACACCCCAAAGCGTGGCAGAAGCAAGCTGCTGCCCGCCAAAACCCGACAACAGCAAGGCGCTGAAACCTCGCTGGACATGGAAGACCTTCCCCGGTCGAAACCATATTCTGTCGACCTGGGCGATTGTGATCGCCGGTCCGCTTCTGGTCCTGGTTTTTGACAGCGGGCAGTTCGTTCCATTTGTCAGTTTTGCGATCTCTGCCTTTGGCGGCACGTTGCCATATATTGCCTTTGCCGTTGCGCTGATCGCGTGGCTCAAGGCTGCCGGGGCCGAAGCCTATGTTGGGCGGGCATTTGAGGGTCGTGAAGCGCAGGCAATTGTCCTTGCGGCTCTTTTCGGAGGGCTCGCGCCGTTTTGCTCCTGCGAAGTCATTCCATTTATCGCCGGTTTGCTGGCGGTTGGAGCGCCGCTTTCCGCAATCATGGCGTTCTGGTTGTCATCGCCGCTGATTGACCCGCCAACACTGCTGATCACGGCCGGTGCGCTCGGATGGTCGTTCGCCATCGGAAAGGCGGTGTTTGCAGTCTCACTCGGTCTCTTTGGTGGATTTCTCGTTTCGGTGCTGTTGAAATTGGGCGTCTTTTCCAGCCCGGTGAAATCCGGTTCCATGGCGGGTGGGTGCGGTTGCGGCGCATCACCTTTGACAGGCCGTCCGGTTTGGCGGTTCTGGGGGGAGGCGGAGCGTCGGCAAAAATTTTCAGATGAGCTCAAGAACAATGCCCTTTTCCTGATCAAATGGCTTGCACTTGCCTACGTGCTTGAAGCTGCGTTGGTCACCTATGTACCGGCCGATCTGATTGCAGGTGTCGTAGGAGGGACTGGGCTAGGCTCCATCGTGATTTCAGCGCTTGTCGGCATGCCCGCCTACCTGAACAGCTACGTTGCACCGCCATTGCTTGCCGGGTTGATGGACCAGGGTATGAGTGCGGGCGCTGCAATGGCTTTCATGATCGCAGGCGCTGTCAGTTCCATTCCGGCGATGGCGGCGGTCTGGTCGCTGGTCAAGCCGCCGGTCTTTGCAATGTATCTCGGGCTAGGATTTGTCGGAGCGGTCCTCTCGGGGCTTGTCTTTCAACTGGTTTGA